The following coding sequences are from one Plectropomus leopardus isolate mb chromosome 10, YSFRI_Pleo_2.0, whole genome shotgun sequence window:
- the pgap1 gene encoding GPI inositol-deacylase yields MKLAIVAFYGLALGLLAVGLRELLTGFEENRCSMTYMFEYPEYRRVALPRRVARLYPAYGLYLYGEGVYAQETRALKLTGAPVLFLPGNAGSYKQARSLGSVALRKAENIEGGVHFNVFTVDFNEELVALYGGSLLRQTHFLHESIKAILRLYKHVKTPPQSVVLVGHSMGGVVARALFTLPRFNTNLVSLIITQASPHLAPVLALDPYLLDFYSAVRQKWVNQAKKLRNVTVLSVGGGYRDYQVRSGLISLPCPPGDPNKLSLVATAVPRTWVSTDHLSIVWCKELVLATVRSFFDLIDPETRQFTANPEKKMAVLNHHFIRHPVRMVGETQDTSVSIVDSPEAWSEVNTLRLAYSTPKEGQVKYFMFALSSRRKAYSHFYCRSNNLEMTSWVYGCVHKNSSSCVHAVDLSMGTELLPPYKVLILSLSDLSSVTHLVVSASNINGRQFMVECEWQRQESQTVSLPVPHVLSFGLTVSDVSVNSSGLLHTIKLQHFHQVYQAFRITVSSQCKVHKDRMSNVYRINVPWFREDSLTTVSVPSVTEISGMLHTSRPDNTSGVLLQLHTAPNCQYKVSVRTSLPKVLGQILRFCGPMVPVYTAVTLLLACGGQLSYILASRRAAEMSQVVGKGLQPHKVNLPVYILHTLLSCSCFQEVWSTLYLPPMDALPPTSPDEGVVPIEEWPHLLSPLLYIFGAAVAYWGSTLLRLIIRLISLLLAPLHRPSVSRDCGTLRLRTQLLVSVCLTVVGGMSCGALAVFAAFLFHLYRVLKLQMTVRSLSHMLNLAPRQRKEAENGTVDVEPLSKSKECNGAPLLSECALQEVRDDLQLHLCLSALFTLPLMLIAPSLIHWSRNLRYSTQLDPDPCWLLFVPLIIVYVLLINCNTLKLSGSKLLPLTSCLPLPLSIAMVTFSPLHLYRVTYFLLAALVPLASCCLL; encoded by the exons CGTGTGGCACTGCCTCGTCGTGTGGCCAGATTGTACCCAGCGTACGGGCTCTACCTGTATGGAGAGGGGGTATACGCCCAGGAGACCCGAGCGCTCAAACTCACCGGTGCCCCTGTGCTCTTCCTGCCTGGAAACGCAGGCAGTTACAAACAAG ctcgcTCCCTGGGCTCCGTGGCCTTGAGGAAGGCTGAGAACATAGAGGGAGGTGTCCACTTCAATGTGTTCACTGTGGACTTCAACGAGGAGCTGGTGGCCCTTTACGGTGGCAGTCTGCTCAGGCAAACACACTTCCTGCATGAGAGCATTAAGGCCATCCTGAGGCTTTACAAG CACGTGAAGACACCCCCTCAGAGTGTGGTTCTTGTTGGTCACTCCATGGGAGGGGTGGTGGCCCGGGCGCTGTTCACTTTGCCCCGTTTCAACACCAATCTGGTCAGCCTCATCATCACCCAGGCCTCCCCTCACCTGGCTCCAGTGCTGGCCCTGGACCCGTACTTGCTCG ATTTCTACTCTGCAGTGAGACAGAAGTGGGTGAACCAGGCGAAAAAGCTCAGGAACGTCACAGTTCTGTCTGTTGGAGGTGGTTACCGTGACTACCAGGTCCGCTCCGGACTGATATCCCTACCTTGTCCACCTGGAGACCCCAATAAGTTGTCACTGGTG GCAACTGCAGTACCCAGGACATGGGTGTCCACTGACCATCTGTCCATCGTTTG GTGCAAAGAGCTCGTTCTTGCCACTGTCAGGTCATTCTTTGACCTCATCGATCCAGAAACCAGACAG TTCACAGCAAATCCAGAGAAGAAAATGGCTGTACTAAACCATCACTTCATCAGACATCCTGTCAGGATGGTGGGAGAAACTCAAGACACCTCCGTCTCCATCGTAG ATTCTCCTGAAGCATGGAGTGAAGTTAACACACTGCGTCTGGCTTACAGCACACCAAAG GAAGGACAAGTTAAATACTTCATGTTTGCGCTGTCGAGCCGCAGGAAGGCCTACAGCCATTTCTACTGCCGGAGCAACAACCTG GAGATGACTAGCTGGGTGTATGGCTGCGTACACAAGAACAGTTCTTCATG TGTGCATGCAGTGGATCTGTCCATGGGAACTGAGCTGCTGCCACCCTACAAG GTCCTGATTCTGAGTCTCAGTGATTTGTCCTCAGTTACTCATCTAGTTGTTTCGGCCTCCAACATCAACGGCAGACAG TTCATGGTGGAGTGCGAGTGGCAGAGACAAGAATCTCAGACTGTGTCTCTCCCAGTGCCACATGTCCTGTCCTTTG GTTTGACCGTCAGCGATGTTTCAGTCAACTCGTCTGGACTTCTTCACACCATCAAGCTGCAACACTTCCACCAG GTCTACCAGGCCTTCAGAATTACTGTCTCAAGCCAGTGCAAAGTGCATAAAG ataGAATGTCCAATGTGTACAGAATAAATGTTCCGTGGTTTCGAGAGGACTCTTTAACCACAGTCAG TGTGCCGTCAGTGACTGAAATCTCAGGGATGCTCCACACAAGTCGTCCAGACAACACCTCAGGCGTCCTCCTTCAGCTCCACACTGCCCCCAACTGCCAATATAAG GTGTCAGTAAGGACTTCATTACCCAAGGTGCTGGGACAG ATATTGAGGTTCTGTGGTCCCATGGTGCCAGTGTACACCGCTGTAACCCTCCTCCTGGCCTGTGGGGGGCAGCTGTCCTACATCCTTGCATCGAGGCGAGCTGCAGAGATGAGCCAGGTGGTGGGCAAAGGCCTGCAGCCTCATAAAGTCAATCTGCCCGTTTATATTCTTCACACTTTGCTTAG CTGTAGCTGTTTTCAAGAAGTGTGGTCAACTCTTTACCTCCCCCCGATGGATGCCCTCCCCCCAACCAGCCCTGATGAGGGTGTGGTCCCTATTGAAGAGTGGCCCCACCTTCTGTCCCCTCTGCTTTACATCTTTGGGGCAGCTGTGGCGTACTGGGGCAGCACACTGCTCCGTCTCATCATACGATTGATCTCACTATTATTGGCTCCCCTGCACAG ACCCTCAGTGTCTAGAGACTGTGGCACTCTGCGACTGCGGACCCAGCTCCTCGTCTCTGTGTGCCTGACTGTCGTGGGTGGGATGTCCTGTGGGGCATTGGCCGTCTTTGCTGCCTTTCTCTTCCACCTTTACAGA GTCTTGAAGCTACAGATGACAGTAAGATCTTTGAGTCACATGTTGAATCTG GCACCCAGGCAGCGCAAAGAAGCCGAGAACGGCACAGTCGACGTCGAACCCTTGAGCAAGTCTAAAGAATGTAACGGTGCCCCTCTGCTGTCTGAGTGTGCTCTGCAGGAGGTGAGGGATGACTTACAGCTCCACCTCTGCCTGTCAGCGCTCTTCACACTCCCCCTCATGCTCATCGCACCCTCACTCATCCACTGGAGCCGCAACCTGAG GTATTCCACCCAGTTGGATCCTGACCCTTGTTGGCTGCTCTTTGTGCCTCTTATTATTGTGTACGTGCTTCTCATAAACTGCAACACTTTGAAACTCAGCGGCAG cAAACTGTTGCCCCTGACATCCTGCCTCCCTCTCCCCTTGTCCATTGCCATGGTGACCTTCTCTCCACTCCACCTCTACAGAGTCACCTACTTCCTGCTGGCGGCGCTCGTCCCTCTGGCCTCGTGCTGTCTGCTCTGA